A window of Sphingobacterium sp. SRCM116780 contains these coding sequences:
- a CDS encoding SusC/RagA family TonB-linked outer membrane protein: MKISYFLILLITCLFYQNLNAQNNITVTGSVKDNKGETLTGVGILLKGTKIGASTNDQGQYSLSVSGNNPILIISHIGFLTQEITVNNKTKIDITLEPDSKNLEEVVVTGYQKERKKDITGAVNVVDVSKIKDIPSGNPIKSLQGRVPGVLITTDGSPTGAATVRIRGIGTLGNNDPLYVIDGVPTKSGMDQLNQNDIESIQVLKDASSATIYGSRAANGVIIVTTKKAKKGFSKIDFNASTSLQGYATKLKTLNAEERGRAYWQAAVNDKANPNNNQIYQYDWNNNVDNPILNRVIFPEYIDGAKTMKPADTHWFDEIAQNSIIQSYDVALSNGGEKGNTLFSMGYYDNQGIVKGSRSQKYTARFNSDYNYLNNKLKVGENFSASYIKNALIPTSDILFASLVQQPIVPVHTVSGGWGGPAAGMTDRQNPVRLIEDNAQNKMKFFRVLGNAYADYQIIPNLSFRTNFGIDYNGTYQRLLKKSYASGFLVDPANQVTNSQNYQGNVIWQNTLNYKIVKNNHNVEVLLGQEYIKNINQEFSASKQGLALENIDYAYLNAGSTNTLNGGSGAGNTLLSYFGKVNYSYNDRYIASVTLRRDGSSRFGKENRYGTFPAFSLGWRASEEKFIKDLGLFSDLKLRYGWGRSGNQEIPNNAPLSLYSAIYGTDPTWDFDQGTAYDISGAGTGQLPSGFKLIQQGNDNLKWESLSESNFGIDFGLLSNKVTGSVDYFIKKTSDILISPAYLAVLGDGGNQYSNGASLQNKGLDAILTYEDKIGNDLSFSLTGNFSLYRNQVTYLPKDVLASYPGNGSDKNVLGRPINSYFGYIADGLFTSQAEVDAYANQPGKGLGRIKYKDLNNDGVVNDLDRDFIGSNSPKFTYGLNVSLTYKNFDMSFFLQAIHVDVVNEFKTYTDFSSLWTGTNWGSRTLEAWSPSNPGSTIPALTLVDRNNEGRFSTYFIENGSYLKLRNLQIGYNLKKAFNMKIQNFRVFAQGSNLFTIKSKSFTGTDPEIPNYGFPVPVVGTIGLNITL; this comes from the coding sequence ATGAAAATAAGCTATTTTCTAATACTCCTGATAACGTGCCTCTTTTATCAGAACCTGAACGCACAAAACAACATAACCGTTACCGGGTCGGTAAAAGACAACAAAGGAGAGACATTGACTGGTGTAGGAATTTTGCTCAAAGGAACCAAAATCGGCGCCAGTACTAATGACCAGGGTCAATATTCCCTAAGTGTTTCAGGTAATAATCCCATATTGATCATTTCTCATATCGGATTTCTTACTCAGGAAATTACAGTAAACAATAAAACAAAAATCGATATTACTTTAGAACCGGATTCTAAAAACCTGGAAGAGGTTGTGGTAACCGGTTATCAGAAAGAACGCAAGAAAGATATAACAGGAGCGGTAAATGTTGTTGATGTATCAAAAATTAAGGATATTCCTTCTGGTAATCCTATAAAATCACTTCAGGGAAGGGTTCCTGGTGTGTTAATTACAACTGATGGCTCACCAACAGGGGCGGCTACGGTAAGGATTCGTGGAATTGGAACCTTGGGTAATAACGACCCTTTATATGTTATTGATGGAGTGCCTACGAAAAGTGGTATGGATCAGCTAAATCAAAACGACATTGAATCAATCCAAGTGTTAAAAGATGCATCATCTGCCACCATATATGGTTCAAGAGCTGCAAATGGTGTAATTATTGTCACTACCAAAAAAGCAAAGAAAGGTTTTTCTAAAATTGATTTTAATGCATCAACCTCTTTACAGGGCTATGCAACCAAACTTAAAACATTAAATGCTGAAGAAAGAGGCAGGGCATACTGGCAGGCAGCAGTAAATGATAAAGCTAACCCAAACAACAATCAGATTTATCAGTATGACTGGAATAATAATGTTGACAATCCGATACTTAACCGCGTAATTTTTCCGGAATATATTGATGGTGCAAAAACAATGAAACCAGCAGATACGCATTGGTTTGATGAAATTGCACAAAATTCTATTATTCAATCTTATGATGTTGCATTATCTAATGGTGGCGAGAAAGGAAATACTCTTTTTTCAATGGGATATTATGATAACCAAGGGATAGTGAAAGGATCAAGAAGTCAAAAATATACAGCTAGATTTAATTCGGATTATAATTATTTGAATAACAAGTTAAAAGTCGGCGAGAATTTCTCCGCAAGTTATATCAAGAATGCGCTTATTCCTACCAGTGATATTTTATTTGCTTCGTTGGTTCAACAGCCGATTGTTCCTGTACATACAGTTTCTGGTGGATGGGGTGGTCCTGCTGCTGGGATGACTGACAGACAAAACCCAGTTAGGCTAATTGAAGATAATGCTCAGAATAAAATGAAATTTTTCAGAGTATTAGGAAATGCATACGCCGATTATCAGATTATTCCTAACTTAAGTTTCAGGACAAATTTTGGTATAGACTATAATGGTACCTATCAGCGTTTGTTGAAAAAGTCTTATGCTTCAGGTTTTTTGGTTGATCCAGCAAATCAGGTAACCAATTCACAAAACTATCAAGGAAATGTAATCTGGCAAAATACATTAAATTATAAAATTGTCAAAAATAACCATAATGTTGAGGTATTACTGGGCCAGGAATATATCAAAAATATTAATCAGGAATTTTCTGCCAGCAAACAAGGATTAGCCTTAGAAAACATTGATTATGCCTATTTAAATGCAGGTTCAACCAATACTTTAAATGGTGGTAGCGGTGCTGGTAATACTTTACTTTCTTATTTTGGAAAGGTTAATTACAGCTATAACGATAGATATATTGCATCAGTAACTTTGAGAAGAGATGGTTCATCACGTTTTGGTAAAGAAAACCGCTATGGAACATTTCCGGCTTTTTCATTAGGATGGAGAGCCAGCGAAGAAAAATTTATTAAGGATCTTGGATTATTCTCTGATTTAAAATTAAGGTATGGATGGGGACGTTCTGGAAATCAGGAAATACCAAATAATGCACCTCTTTCACTTTATTCAGCAATTTATGGTACAGACCCGACATGGGATTTCGACCAAGGTACCGCCTATGATATTAGTGGTGCGGGTACCGGACAACTTCCATCAGGATTTAAACTTATTCAACAAGGTAATGATAACCTGAAATGGGAATCGTTAAGCGAATCTAACTTTGGTATTGATTTTGGCCTTTTGAGCAATAAAGTTACGGGTTCAGTAGATTATTTCATTAAAAAAACTTCTGATATTCTAATTAGTCCAGCTTATCTTGCTGTATTGGGAGATGGTGGCAATCAGTATAGTAATGGAGCGTCATTACAAAATAAGGGGCTTGATGCCATTCTTACCTATGAAGATAAGATTGGAAATGACCTTAGCTTTAGTTTAACTGGTAATTTTTCGCTTTATAGAAATCAAGTAACTTATTTGCCTAAAGATGTTTTGGCTTCTTATCCAGGTAATGGTTCCGATAAAAATGTATTAGGAAGACCAATCAATTCTTATTTTGGTTACATCGCAGATGGATTGTTTACCTCGCAGGCAGAAGTAGATGCTTATGCTAACCAACCAGGTAAAGGACTTGGCCGCATCAAGTATAAAGATTTGAACAATGATGGGGTAGTTAACGATCTTGATCGGGATTTTATAGGAAGTAACAGTCCAAAATTTACCTACGGCCTTAATGTTTCATTAACTTATAAGAACTTTGATATGAGCTTTTTTCTTCAGGCTATCCATGTTGACGTAGTAAATGAATTTAAAACCTATACCGATTTCTCTTCTTTGTGGACAGGAACTAACTGGGGAAGTAGAACGTTAGAAGCATGGTCTCCATCTAACCCAGGTTCAACTATTCCGGCATTAACGCTTGTTGATAGGAATAATGAAGGTAGATTTTCTACTTATTTCATTGAAAACGGCTCTTACCTAAAATTACGAAACCTACAAATTGGCTACAACCTAAAAAAAGCATTCAATATGAAAATTCAAAACTTTAGGGTTTTTGCTCAGGGAAGCAATTTATTTACGATTAAGAGCAAATCCTTTACCGGAACTGATCCAGAAATTCCAAATTATGGATTTCCAGTACCAGTTGTTGGAACTATTGGACTAAATATTACACTGTAA
- a CDS encoding RagB/SusD family nutrient uptake outer membrane protein produces the protein MKRIFYMLTLFCTILCSCQKTLDEPAQGVASGDDLNTPENIDKMVIAAYSALGNDHYTSPYSSMWSYGSVRGGDTYKGGDGPGDLSEFHLFETFSLNRPDNALIDQLWFRLYVGVGRANDALRRVDAIPESDYPNKMQRQAELRFLRGHFYFLLKILFKYVPYIDQNVPKTDYPTISNKALSNDTLWNKIADDFRAAAANLPVDQTDKGRVNKFSAKAYLAKVLLYQAYTQNETNAVSSVDAAKLNEVNALCDEIIASGKFNLSLDFANNFLASSENSTESVFAIQYSKDDGTPKGRLDYGHALNYPMNSEYGCCGFNVPSHDLINAFKTDANGLPQFTTYNNTDVAAALDFQTSSFDPRLDHTVAKPGAPFKYKPTFIFARSWARAPAIYGAFASMKEAVLPDDPSFQKIPPFIGSSKNWEIIRYADVLLWKAEALIELGRFIEAVPLINQIRNRSNASKALLKNANGTPTSNYNVQLYQPGVNCTWTQDYARQALRFERRLEFATEGYHFFDLVRWGIASQTMNAYFTTEKSRVSHLADAKFTQGRDEYFPIPLNQINFSGGVYKQNNGW, from the coding sequence ATGAAAAGGATATTCTATATGCTAACACTTTTTTGCACGATATTATGTTCGTGTCAAAAAACTCTTGATGAACCTGCGCAGGGCGTAGCTTCAGGAGATGACTTAAATACCCCTGAAAATATTGATAAAATGGTGATTGCCGCTTATTCAGCATTAGGAAACGATCACTACACCTCGCCATATTCGAGTATGTGGTCTTATGGAAGTGTTCGTGGAGGCGATACCTATAAGGGTGGGGATGGACCTGGCGATCTTTCCGAGTTCCATTTATTTGAAACATTCTCTCTAAACAGACCAGATAATGCATTAATTGACCAACTTTGGTTTAGATTGTATGTTGGTGTAGGAAGAGCTAATGATGCTTTGAGAAGAGTGGATGCAATTCCTGAAAGTGATTATCCTAATAAAATGCAACGCCAAGCAGAACTTAGGTTTTTAAGAGGACACTTCTATTTTCTTTTGAAAATTTTGTTCAAATATGTGCCTTATATTGATCAGAATGTACCAAAGACTGATTATCCAACGATTTCAAACAAGGCACTGAGTAATGATACGCTATGGAATAAAATTGCAGATGACTTTAGAGCTGCGGCGGCTAATTTACCTGTAGATCAAACAGATAAAGGTAGAGTGAATAAGTTTTCTGCAAAAGCTTACTTGGCAAAAGTGCTTCTTTATCAGGCTTATACCCAAAATGAAACCAATGCAGTAAGCAGTGTTGATGCAGCTAAATTAAACGAGGTTAATGCTTTATGCGATGAAATTATTGCTTCTGGTAAATTTAATTTGAGTTTAGATTTCGCAAATAACTTCCTTGCCTCTTCAGAAAATAGTACTGAATCTGTTTTTGCCATCCAGTACTCGAAAGATGATGGTACACCTAAAGGTCGGTTAGACTATGGACATGCGCTGAACTATCCGATGAACTCAGAATATGGTTGCTGCGGTTTTAATGTTCCAAGTCATGATTTAATCAATGCCTTTAAAACTGACGCAAATGGATTACCACAATTTACGACTTACAATAATACGGATGTAGCAGCAGCGTTGGATTTTCAAACCAGCTCGTTTGACCCACGTTTAGACCATACAGTTGCAAAACCTGGTGCACCATTCAAATATAAACCTACTTTTATTTTTGCACGTTCTTGGGCACGTGCTCCTGCCATATACGGTGCTTTTGCCAGTATGAAAGAAGCAGTTCTTCCAGATGATCCATCTTTTCAAAAAATCCCACCTTTTATTGGCAGTTCAAAAAACTGGGAAATTATTCGTTATGCAGATGTATTGTTATGGAAAGCTGAGGCATTGATAGAATTAGGACGATTTATAGAAGCCGTTCCGCTTATCAATCAGATTAGAAATAGATCTAATGCAAGTAAAGCATTATTAAAAAATGCCAATGGAACTCCGACTTCTAACTATAATGTACAGCTTTATCAACCAGGGGTTAACTGTACCTGGACTCAGGATTACGCCAGACAGGCCCTTCGATTTGAAAGAAGACTGGAGTTTGCTACAGAAGGCTATCATTTCTTTGATTTAGTAAGATGGGGCATTGCTTCTCAAACGATGAATGCATATTTTACAACAGAGAAATCAAGGGTTTCTCATCTTGCCGATGCAAAATTTACGCAAGGAAGAGATGAATATTTTCCAATCCCATTAAATCAGATTAACTTTAGTGGAGGTGTATATAAACAGAATAATGGCTGGTAA
- a CDS encoding SMI1/KNR4 family protein gives MKWLYKKDLRDTSSIQKVEQTLGINFPLDYQKVILEHNGATASPNTINTSRQIGKAFGELLNFNLDSEENILSLYEELKNKIPEKVYPITMDPEGNFLCYDFRDDQNNPKLVRWDHEQKFIIQDKKLIIEDYDKESDYYHVDFVANSFTEVLAELYGEDIEESNSWDKFQDEEKLKQFSGEDLTQINRIRALQGLPPIEK, from the coding sequence ATGAAGTGGCTATATAAAAAAGACTTGAGAGATACCAGTTCTATCCAAAAAGTAGAACAAACATTAGGAATTAATTTTCCATTAGATTATCAAAAAGTAATTTTAGAACATAATGGGGCAACAGCATCTCCCAATACCATCAATACATCAAGACAAATAGGAAAAGCATTTGGTGAGCTTCTAAACTTTAATTTAGACTCAGAAGAAAATATCCTTTCCTTGTATGAAGAATTAAAGAATAAAATTCCTGAAAAAGTATATCCAATCACGATGGATCCAGAAGGGAATTTTTTATGCTATGATTTTAGAGATGATCAAAATAATCCTAAACTCGTAAGATGGGATCATGAACAAAAATTTATAATTCAAGATAAGAAATTGATCATTGAAGACTATGATAAAGAATCAGATTATTATCATGTAGACTTTGTTGCTAATAGTTTTACAGAAGTACTTGCAGAATTATATGGTGAAGATATAGAAGAATCTAATAGTTGGGATAAATTTCAAGATGAAGAAAAATTAAAACAATTTTCAGGTGAAGATTTAACTCAAATAAATAGAATTAGAGCTTTGCAAGGTTTACCACCAATTGAAAAATAA
- a CDS encoding GlcG/HbpS family heme-binding protein: MSITLEQAQKAVAAAIAKAKEINTKMNIAVVDAGTNLVAFAHMDDAWLGSIDISQKKARTARYFNMDTGEIGKLSQPGGSLYNIEHSNNGLITFPGGVCIKDAAGNIVGAIGVSGSTVEDDHLVASAGALAAF; encoded by the coding sequence ATGAGTATCACCTTAGAGCAAGCACAAAAAGCAGTGGCCGCTGCCATTGCTAAAGCAAAAGAAATAAATACAAAAATGAATATCGCTGTAGTGGATGCTGGTACCAATCTGGTAGCCTTTGCGCATATGGATGATGCCTGGCTAGGTTCTATTGACATTTCTCAAAAGAAAGCCCGCACAGCCCGCTATTTTAATATGGATACAGGAGAGATCGGCAAATTGTCTCAACCTGGAGGTTCATTGTACAACATAGAGCATTCCAACAATGGTCTGATTACTTTTCCTGGAGGCGTATGCATAAAAGATGCTGCAGGTAACATTGTTGGTGCGATTGGTGTAAGCGGTTCCACGGTAGAAGACGACCATCTTGTGGCTTCTGCTGGAGCATTGGCTGCATTTTAA
- a CDS encoding carbohydrate kinase family protein, with protein sequence MNLSTKKSVVCFGEILWDNLLDGKRPGGAPMNVAYHLHKLGLQSHLISSIGNDKPGKELLEFLNKIGIKTEWIQTDDQHETSQVLATISEENEVSYEIVAPVAWDYIRWEDEMEGLIKSSDTFVFGSLGSRNEASRSTLFKMLAHAQYKVFDVNLRIPHYSPELVSELLKCADMVKINATELHMISDWSGISYSRELDCIAAIFSKFGMKEILITKGSQGATYYTRNLIYQYPAYTISVADTIGSGDSFLAAFLAMKLAGEPLEVTLDYAVAMGAFITSQSGACPEYSKFDFDRFIWERKWFTSEISSL encoded by the coding sequence ATGAATTTATCAACAAAAAAATCAGTGGTATGCTTCGGTGAAATCCTTTGGGATAATCTTCTGGATGGCAAAAGACCAGGTGGTGCACCAATGAATGTAGCCTACCACTTGCATAAGTTAGGACTGCAAAGTCATTTGATCAGCAGTATTGGCAATGATAAACCGGGCAAAGAGCTATTGGAGTTCCTGAACAAGATCGGCATAAAAACCGAATGGATACAGACAGACGATCAGCATGAAACCAGCCAGGTACTGGCTACTATCAGCGAGGAAAATGAAGTAAGTTATGAGATTGTAGCGCCTGTTGCCTGGGATTATATCAGGTGGGAAGATGAAATGGAAGGCTTGATCAAATCATCCGACACATTTGTATTTGGAAGTTTGGGTTCTAGAAATGAAGCTTCTCGCTCAACCTTGTTTAAAATGCTTGCGCATGCACAGTACAAAGTTTTTGACGTGAATTTAAGAATACCACACTATAGTCCTGAATTGGTGTCAGAGTTGCTTAAATGCGCTGATATGGTTAAAATAAATGCTACTGAGCTGCACATGATCTCGGATTGGAGCGGGATTTCCTATTCTAGGGAACTGGATTGCATTGCTGCCATTTTCAGCAAGTTTGGAATGAAGGAAATTCTGATTACCAAGGGATCGCAAGGTGCAACCTATTACACGAGAAACCTGATTTATCAATATCCAGCATATACGATTAGTGTCGCTGATACGATAGGAAGCGGAGATTCTTTTCTGGCCGCATTCCTAGCCATGAAGCTTGCAGGTGAGCCGCTGGAAGTAACCTTAGATTATGCAGTAGCAATGGGGGCGTTTATCACATCCCAGTCGGGAGCTTGTCCCGAATATTCAAAGTTTGATTTTGACAGATTTATCTGGGAACGCAAATGGTTCACATCAGAAATTTCATCATTATAA
- the fdhA gene encoding formaldehyde dehydrogenase, glutathione-independent: MCKNHAVVYLEPGKVDIQEIDYPKLALGNRKCEHGVILKVVSTNICGSDQHMVRGRTTAPKGLVLGHEITGQVIEIGRDVEFIKVGDIVSVPFNIACGRCRNCKEGNTGICLNVNPARPGAAYGYVDMGGWVGGQSEYVMVPYADFNLLKFPDNEQALAYIRDLTLLSDIFPTGFHGAVTAGVGPGSIVYVAGAGPVGLACAASCHLLGAAVVIVGDMIEERLAQAKSFGCETINLKDPTPLEEQIAAIVGVPEVDSFVDCVGFEARGHGGDAGEEHPATVLNQAMAITRAGGAIGIPGLYVTEDPGAKDSAAKVGSLKIRIGLGWAKSHSFHTGQCPVMKYHLRLMNAILHDKIKIAQAVNVQVINLKDAPKGYKDFDNGVAKKFVIDPHGMIAV, from the coding sequence ATGTGTAAAAATCATGCAGTAGTATATTTAGAGCCTGGTAAAGTAGACATACAAGAGATCGACTATCCCAAGTTGGCATTGGGTAATCGGAAATGTGAACATGGTGTTATCCTGAAGGTGGTATCTACCAATATCTGTGGTTCTGATCAGCATATGGTGCGAGGTCGTACCACAGCCCCTAAAGGATTGGTTCTTGGTCACGAGATTACAGGGCAAGTTATAGAGATTGGACGTGATGTAGAGTTTATAAAAGTAGGGGATATTGTATCCGTGCCGTTTAATATTGCCTGCGGACGATGCCGTAACTGTAAAGAAGGTAATACAGGTATCTGCCTGAACGTAAATCCCGCTCGTCCTGGTGCCGCTTATGGTTATGTAGATATGGGAGGCTGGGTAGGAGGACAAAGCGAATATGTGATGGTTCCCTATGCCGATTTCAACCTGTTGAAATTTCCTGACAATGAACAAGCTCTGGCTTATATCCGAGATCTAACCTTACTCTCTGATATTTTCCCTACCGGATTCCATGGCGCTGTAACAGCAGGTGTAGGTCCAGGAAGTATTGTATATGTTGCAGGAGCAGGACCAGTAGGTCTAGCCTGTGCGGCAAGTTGTCACCTGTTGGGGGCTGCGGTGGTTATTGTTGGTGATATGATAGAAGAACGTCTTGCTCAAGCAAAAAGCTTTGGTTGTGAAACCATTAACTTAAAAGACCCCACACCATTGGAAGAGCAAATTGCAGCTATTGTGGGGGTACCAGAAGTAGATAGTTTTGTTGATTGTGTAGGTTTTGAAGCGCGTGGGCATGGGGGTGATGCAGGCGAAGAACATCCGGCTACCGTACTGAACCAAGCGATGGCAATTACTCGTGCTGGAGGAGCTATAGGAATCCCAGGATTGTATGTTACAGAGGATCCCGGAGCCAAGGATAGTGCCGCAAAAGTGGGTAGTTTAAAAATTAGAATAGGGTTGGGCTGGGCCAAATCTCATTCGTTTCATACAGGGCAATGTCCAGTGATGAAATATCACCTCAGGTTGATGAATGCTATTCTACACGATAAGATTAAAATCGCCCAAGCGGTGAATGTACAGGTGATCAACCTCAAAGATGCTCCAAAAGGTTATAAAGACTTTGATAACGGTGTCGCGAAAAAATTTGTTATTGACCCACATGGTATGATTGCTGTATAA
- a CDS encoding glycoside hydrolase family 32 protein, with product MFGTSDRNLQTFATNPGKEVNMKAWKMELYLEMNELKHMNMNKKFLKLVFNILVGCIFSLNTTTAQEQIPLQGEAHRPQFHFSPKAHWMNDPNGMVYYKGVYHLFYQYYPNGTVWGPMHWGHATTKDFFHWQEKPIALYPDSLGYIFSGSIVMDEHNTSGLGKEGKAPMVAIFTHHDPKLEEKKTNNFQNQSIAYSLDEGNTWTKYSGNPVLRNPGITDFRDPKVMWYEAGKKWIMTLATKDRITFYSSKDLKDWKKESEFGNNLGAHGGVWECPDLFPLEYQGKTVWVLLVSINPGGPNGGSATQYFTGSFDGSKFATDSKSKKWMDYGTDNYAGVTWSNTGNRKIFIGWMNNWQYANQVPTKNWRGATTIARDLYLYQNAGDFYVQSIPVKEMNVHLKPVYKKKSLTLNKEIDLSDYTKDLGGRMKLDFTFNTSENVQLVLSNKGGQKLLVGYDYQTKTYYIDRTHAGVSDFEKGFAKKHTAPRIASTTYAKVSLILDVASAELFADDGLTVMTDVFFPGTLMNSVHFPENKNQKISNLVLSAIPSFQ from the coding sequence ATGTTCGGAACATCGGACAGGAACCTCCAGACTTTTGCCACAAATCCTGGTAAAGAAGTTAATATGAAAGCGTGGAAGATGGAACTCTATCTGGAAATGAACGAATTAAAACACATGAATATGAATAAGAAATTTTTAAAACTTGTTTTTAACATCTTGGTAGGGTGTATTTTTAGCTTAAATACAACGACTGCTCAGGAGCAGATACCTTTGCAAGGTGAAGCACATCGCCCTCAATTCCATTTTTCTCCTAAAGCGCATTGGATGAATGATCCAAATGGAATGGTATACTACAAAGGCGTTTATCACCTTTTTTATCAGTATTATCCTAATGGTACAGTATGGGGACCCATGCACTGGGGTCATGCAACAACCAAAGATTTCTTTCATTGGCAGGAGAAACCTATCGCTCTTTATCCTGATAGTCTAGGTTATATTTTTTCGGGAAGTATCGTGATGGATGAGCACAATACTTCCGGATTAGGCAAGGAGGGAAAAGCGCCTATGGTCGCAATTTTTACACACCACGATCCAAAGCTGGAAGAGAAAAAAACAAATAATTTCCAGAACCAAAGTATAGCCTATAGTCTGGATGAAGGAAACACATGGACTAAATATTCTGGTAATCCGGTATTACGAAATCCGGGTATCACAGATTTCCGTGACCCTAAAGTGATGTGGTATGAAGCCGGAAAGAAATGGATTATGACGCTAGCTACTAAAGACCGGATTACCTTTTACTCCTCTAAAGATTTAAAAGATTGGAAGAAGGAAAGTGAGTTTGGAAATAACCTTGGGGCACATGGTGGCGTATGGGAATGCCCCGATCTTTTTCCACTGGAATATCAAGGTAAAACAGTTTGGGTATTACTTGTCAGTATAAACCCAGGAGGGCCAAACGGAGGTTCTGCAACCCAATATTTTACAGGAAGTTTTGACGGAAGTAAATTTGCAACCGATTCAAAGTCAAAAAAATGGATGGATTATGGAACTGATAACTATGCAGGTGTTACCTGGTCAAATACCGGAAATAGAAAAATCTTCATTGGTTGGATGAATAACTGGCAGTATGCAAACCAAGTGCCGACAAAGAACTGGAGAGGTGCGACAACAATTGCCAGAGATTTATATCTGTATCAAAACGCGGGAGATTTTTATGTGCAGTCTATTCCTGTCAAAGAAATGAATGTCCATTTAAAACCGGTTTATAAAAAGAAATCTTTAACACTAAACAAGGAGATCGATCTGTCCGATTACACGAAGGATCTAGGAGGAAGGATGAAGCTTGACTTTACTTTCAATACTTCTGAGAATGTTCAGCTTGTACTGAGTAATAAAGGAGGACAAAAGCTTCTGGTTGGTTATGATTATCAGACAAAAACCTATTATATTGACAGAACTCATGCTGGTGTCTCAGATTTTGAAAAAGGATTTGCAAAAAAGCACACTGCACCAAGAATAGCTAGTACCACGTATGCGAAAGTTAGTCTGATCCTGGATGTTGCATCCGCAGAACTTTTTGCTGACGATGGTTTAACAGTAATGACGGATGTATTTTTCCCTGGAACTTTAATGAACAGCGTCCATTTTCCAGAGAATAAAAATCAGAAAATAAGCAATCTGGTCTTATCTGCTATTCCATCATTTCAATAG
- a CDS encoding helix-turn-helix domain-containing protein, whose protein sequence is MNGSFMDQKHYLQPINLSDTSTIDSLVEHRKVYTLKNLELSIFETFTRCTSVHLSYEGLVITSMMRGKKVMHYGQEPGFDFLPGTSIMIPSGVSMKANFPDADSFNPVQCATLMLHWDVVNACIDRLNEQYSREDGKMWKLDFKNYHFNNNQMLTATLNRLISISMEDDIGKDALADLTLKTLLVRVMQTQSLPSIKENDFHKPDPMLRMEAYIRNHITDKITVEDLAKIATGSKASVFRHFKDVHNTSPINYINHQRIELSKRLMCQPGVNISEVCYQSGFSNVSYFDKVFRFFTGVRPGDFLRQIRER, encoded by the coding sequence ATGAATGGCTCATTTATGGATCAGAAACACTATTTACAGCCCATCAACTTGAGTGATACCAGTACCATTGATTCCTTGGTAGAGCATCGGAAAGTCTATACGCTTAAAAATCTTGAGTTGAGTATCTTTGAGACTTTTACCCGATGTACAAGTGTTCATCTTAGCTATGAAGGACTTGTTATCACGAGTATGATGCGTGGCAAAAAAGTGATGCATTATGGACAAGAACCTGGGTTTGATTTTCTTCCGGGGACTTCTATCATGATACCTTCTGGTGTCAGTATGAAAGCGAATTTTCCAGATGCCGACAGTTTCAACCCTGTACAGTGTGCTACGTTGATGTTGCATTGGGATGTCGTCAATGCATGCATTGATCGGCTTAATGAGCAATATTCCAGAGAAGATGGAAAAATGTGGAAACTTGATTTCAAGAATTATCATTTCAATAACAACCAGATGCTGACGGCTACACTCAATAGGCTTATTTCTATCAGTATGGAAGATGATATAGGCAAGGATGCGCTTGCTGACCTAACATTGAAAACCCTACTGGTGCGGGTAATGCAAACCCAATCGCTACCCTCAATAAAAGAAAATGATTTTCATAAGCCAGATCCTATGCTGCGAATGGAGGCCTATATCCGAAACCATATTACGGATAAGATCACAGTCGAAGATCTTGCTAAAATAGCAACGGGTAGCAAAGCATCTGTATTTAGACATTTCAAAGATGTCCACAATACATCACCCATCAATTATATTAACCACCAGCGAATCGAGCTGTCTAAACGGTTAATGTGCCAACCGGGAGTAAACATTTCGGAAGTCTGTTACCAATCGGGATTCAGCAATGTGAGTTATTTTGACAAGGTATTCAGATTCTTTACTGGAGTCAGACCAGGCGACTTTCTTCGACAGATCAGGGAGAGATGA